The Roseococcus microcysteis genome contains a region encoding:
- a CDS encoding response regulator, whose protein sequence is MSAGTCLVVDDSMVVRKVARRILEKHGFTVREAEDGQKALDACRAEMPRAVLLDRNMPVLDGIGFLKALRAEFGPDDPVVVMCTTEAAMERIIEGIEAGAQEYVMKPFDEEILLDKLTQAGLLPA, encoded by the coding sequence ATGAGCGCCGGGACCTGCCTCGTGGTGGATGACAGCATGGTCGTCCGCAAGGTCGCACGCCGCATCCTCGAGAAGCACGGCTTCACCGTGCGCGAGGCCGAGGACGGGCAGAAGGCGCTGGACGCGTGCCGTGCCGAGATGCCGCGCGCCGTGCTGCTGGACCGCAACATGCCGGTGCTGGACGGCATCGGCTTCCTCAAGGCGCTGCGCGCCGAGTTCGGCCCCGATGATCCCGTGGTGGTCATGTGCACGACCGAGGCCGCGATGGAACGCATCATCGAGGGGATCGAGGCCGGCGCGCAGGAATATGTGATGAAGCCCTTCGACGAGGAGATCCTGCTGGACAAGCTGACCCAGGCAGGGCTGCTGCCGGCATGA